The window ACACAGAACAGGCACACCTGCCTTCAGGGGGTGTTTTATTTTGTCACACTATAAACTTCAAATTCCAGAGGATTGAATCATCTAGTTTCCTCAAACGCAATTTAATTTTAGCACGCTATAATGGAATTAAACACACCTGGCTTCAGTAAATGCTATTTCTTTTTGTCATGCAACTTCGACTTCAACTTTCCCTTATAAAACTTCTGTTTACCACTTCTGGTGAGTTTAATAATCTGCTTATGTggaggtttatttatttatttgagaaACTACTTGTGTGTGAATTTAAATATGCCacaacaacacctccaccaacaACACAACACCTCCCTCCATTAAAAAGCAACACAGACCCAATcacttcagcaccatggacagggACCAGTTATAAACAATACATTGTATTCAATTATGCCTCTACACTGCTCTCCATTATAAAGCAATACAGAAGCACCACAGACAGGTAGAAGGTATAAACAAACACTCTTGTAGTCAGGAAACAATGAACTCAGACCCACATCACCGAGCACTACTGATGCTTGAGTGACAAACATGTTTCTAGCAACTAAAATAAATCGAAATGTCTAAGTCATCAGATCGATTACAAGCAAATGTAGTCACCAATTAGCTGGTCGTTGAAATATGTATTGTTTGAGAATCAAGATGTCTTTGTACTAGGCAAGCCAGCAATGTGTCTTTGTGCTCTGTAACAGTCGGAACCCAGTATTTACAGGTCAGGTTACTAACCTCTTGGCTTAGATATCTCCATAAGTATCTGACATCTTACCATGGCTGGCCGTCCTTCATCTAAACCTGAACCCCAGTACTGATCCTGCCGTTTGAAGAAACCCGAATGGTGGATGTGGGACTGGCCACTCAGTTTTCACAGTTTGATCATGTTACTTTCATCACTAGGACATTTATATTTCCTTTGTACATCAGAACCATGTATCCGTTTGATCTGTCCAATATACGATTAGCGGCAATGACCAgtagttttttgtatttttggagGCATTTTCACCTTTGAGGAACTGCCTATTGACTTCAACACATTCAGATGAGGCTGCAATCATACGCCAATGCTCTTCaagtttataatttcacctgtcctgtatatgtcctcatacagagctaattttccctgtttcatttctccacatggctgcccgcctgcttgaggaataatgagatgaggagagacaagcgatccatcctgggccggccacctcctgcctaaccggatgcctacaccatgatggacattattacatcttttacattctgtctacattctgtctatattgttgttgttgtcatggtgaccggtgtcggccagaggaggatgggctcccccactgagtcttggttcctctcaaggtttcttcctcatgcaaaaaaactagggagtttttccttgccactgtcgccattggcttgctcactgggggctaggactcggcacttgtaaagctgctttgtgacaacaactgttgtaaaaagcgctatataaataaaatttgattgattgattgattcaaGTACTAAAGTTATCTGTGAGTACAGCTATAGTGAATCACAGCTTCTGGACACATTTGGAAAGTGTCATTTATCCAGCTGTTTAGTAACGTTTAAAGTAAAAAGCTTTTTGTTTGCGTAGTAAAGAACAATTGAGGAATAATCAGCTGTGGCTGCTAATACTCCTCTCAGTTGAATTTTCCATGTTCAATTAGTGCACTAGTTTGATGCACTATGTAAACATTCATAAAAGTTTGCCCAGTATTACGTTGCGTATTATTCAACATGTGGTGGAAAACTGCAAACGTGTAGAGCTGGATTGAGGAAAAACTGGGAATACTGGCAATAAAGAGAAATACATATTAGACCTGACATTAGTTTAATCACCAATATAGTGAAAAGTATTTTTTTTCAGGCAAATATAGACAGTGGAGAAAATATTTAGTATTTCATGACTGAATATGGAGGGACAAGTTGGCACATAAAGAAAAACCCACACCAGAAACAGTTCCAGAGTGatgagtcccccccccccccccccccccacacacacacacacacacacacacacacacacacacacacacacacacacacacacagaactgcttAGCATCAGACATCAGACTCACAGTGTTCTGCTGCAAACTGTAACTATAAAAATATTGAGTATGAAATATACAATCActgatgtttgtgtgcgtgtgtgtgtgtgtgtgtgtgtgtgtatgtaaacttGGAGAAAGGGGGACAACTTCAActctttctacggctctggTCGTTCCTACGCTCTCTCACACGGGCGCTGCtcgcaactctctctttctacggctctggGAACTCTGCTCGCAACTCCATTGGGCGTCCGTTTCCACGCGCTGTCGAGCAGCACTGCCTCATGGGAACTGTAGTTCCGAGTAGCACCGTTAAGGTTTCCCTCCTGCAGCGACTGCCTTGCCGGGGAGCGTCAGGGCTGGTCGGAGCAAAcgctcctcccccaccccttGGAGAGCCAGCCCACTTTCCTGAGTGGGCGGCGCTTCATCGCACTCAAATAACACTCAAACGCAGTTCGCTGAAACACAGGTCAGCTTGTGTCGTCTGTAAAACATGGGACAAAGTCTGCAGAACGGCCCTTGGCTGGAGGACATGAATGAATAAGCAGATACACATCCTCTTCTTTTGGGTTAAGTGCATATTAAGCGCACAGAATTATGGGGGTTGTAGTGAGGGGCTGTGGCCTCTGTTACATATACTTTACGCACAGCTTCTCTTCCTGTTTACAGCCTCTTTTGTCTTGTTTTAAAGCATTTGCTGAGTATGTTGAGCCAAACTAATTTCACCCACccacatgaacaaaacaatgtgAGTGTGTTTCCGTGGTTTCTTTACTCGTGGTCTTTGTTAAGTAGAATATGTTAAGACGTGAGTCCATCTCTGATCGGGAGTACAAACCCATGTTCATGCTTGTTCCAAAACACACAGACGAACCACACTTGCGGTTAAAGTCTTCCCATCGAAAGCGAAAGGACACTGTAGATTTCGTATGCGTATAAGGGTCCTCGTTTTCCGTCATCACACGGAGAGGAACGCACACATGTAAACACGCATGTAAACATGTCACATCAGCAacacgaaaatgttttttttttttttgatttcatgttttatataaaacccccccacacacaaacacccagacATATACTTAAATGAAAATGTGCACACCAGCACGCATGCAGCACACGCAcgtatataacacacacacgcacacatataacacacacacgcacacatacaacacacacacgcacacatacaacacacacgcacgcacgcacagttTAGTTGAgcagtggcgattgctctaagactgcaagagaagctcagcttcccctaaaatgtcaaaaaaataAGTGTCAttgtcattgactaaatatgcactaaaacgcgctcaacttttgttcagaatcagcttcttatcGCTGGTAACGACGTGGCTTtctcactcagtcccgcagcttcacagcgctttaaacggtgtggacgctgagcgtctacagagttcaatagcgaagcaaagagtgcagcTAAATGAGACGagccattggataaatgctgggctttgtcccgcccatcggacgctcagcgtctctgggggtctatggggcagtgggctggcctcggctggcccggacgctcagcttctgcatgatgattggatgatctgtctgaggctgaatccctttttgattgacagcgaaatgagcgaatcagcgatcttttggtgtaaacctcagcgggagcatttaattttaatttttttaaattttcatgctgttctgagttgaaccggagattttcctaatcctcttagcagcattttcttcgttaaaaacgactagcgacaaatcgagcttctatttctggtggtttttgttgtagctgcttgtgtttggagactgacttctatcactcaagccgaaattgagtttcccctccttgaaagaccagcatccgccactgtAGTTGAGGTATGGTGCGGCAAAAGCAGCTGTTTTTTGGAACCAGCCTCTTCCGTCGGTGGAGTTCGCCGAGTCATGCGCGTAAACGCGGGCGGGGAAACGTGTGCCTGCTGTCACAGGCGGGGAAACGTGCTGCTCATTTCAGGACCGGCAGCCCTTCTCCACGCAGCGTTGTGAGGACTCTCTCCATGTGAGGACGTTGTGGGTGTCTAAGCTGTGCTACGGAGGCGGGTGATGTGGGACACGTGATTGGAGGTTGGAGTCCGGTGGGTGGCGCTCTCATCATGGCCAGCCACGTGTGAGTGGAAGGAGGCGAGTCCAGTGCGGGGGCGGAGTCTCTGGGGGGTGTAGGAGGCGGAACTTCTTGCGTGGACGTGGCTTGGCTCCGGCGTTCCGTCGAGCGGGCGGTTGGGATGCAGCAGTCCCAGGAACGCTACTTACGCACGTGCAGCGTCTCCTGGAACTTGGTCCTGGTGTAGCGAATGTGGAAGCCTTTCTTACTGATGGTGTCGTCACTATGGAAGCGGATCAAGACAGCGTCACCCGCTGAGTACAGCTCCTCCCggggctggagagagagagagatttttataatatatatataataaattatatatatatatatatatatatatatatatatatatatatatatatatatatatatataatattaataattatattaatatattatattatataagcaTCCAATTTACAAATGTTACAGTCCCGCATGGTCCCATAGTTCAAACTAGCACACATAaatgcccatacacacacacacacacacacacacacacacacacacacacacacacacacacacacacagggcctcAGCGTTTACCCCAGAGCCACAGAAGCGCCCGAGTCTGGGCGCCTGGGTGTCGCGGCCATCGTAGAGTTCGATGAAGTCGTAGCCACAGTcggcctcctcctccacctcgaaggtggtgaaggtgagctCGATGCTGTAGCTGGCATCCGCCACCAGCAGCCACTCACACTCCGTGTGGCCCGGGTAGTTGGTGTCTCCAAACTGGGCGTGGGAGTACAGGTTCTTCTGCTTGGCCTCTGCTTTCAGCCTGCCTCCacactctatacacacacacacacacacacacacacagatacacacacacacacagatacacacacagtgtgtgtgtatctgtgtgtgtgtgtgtatctgtgtgtgtgtgtgtgtatctctgtgtgtgtcacacacagagatacacacacacacacagatacacacacacacacacagagatacacacacacacacacgtacccacaCAGTTGTGCATTGTTAGCAATGAATCCTATAACTACTTGTTATTTACTAAAACCATATCAGTGATTGTTTTACTGCTTGGCTGTCCATTACTTCATTTACTATTTATTTGGTCAACACATACCTGGCAGCTTTTCTTCAATATTATTCAAGCACAACACACTAATTCATTGAACGTTGGTTTATGATCATGCCAGGTTAGTTCCAAAGCAGACCTGAATGTACGGTAATGCACAAatcagccactagagggcactgtATATACAGTTTGGCTTATATGGCTGTAAGGGGAGTAACACTTTTCAGGCTCTCTAACAAGAGGTGTTGAAAATACTGTAATAATACACCTAACTGTTTAACACTGCTGTGGTCTGTCACTAAACTGGTCTTTTCCGGTCTGTTCTGGTCTATGTCTGGATCTCCCCGGCTGACCTGTGGTGTGCGTGGCCTGGAAGCCCTTGCGCTGCACGGAGGCGTCGGAGGTGAAGTGCAGGTGCATGCTGTCGCCCGTGGAGACCAGCGGCTCGGGCACGCGGCTGCCACACAGACGGCTGAGGATGGGCGCGCGGTCCGAGGGGCCGTCGAACGCCTCCAGGTGGTCGTACGCACACTCCTGGTGCTGCTCGATCTCCAACTCGCTGAACACCTGcgtgggcagagagagagagagagagagagagagagagagagagagagagagagagagggagagacaatgaagggaggaaaagaaagaaagaaaaagcatTTGAACAAGTTTCTTAGGAACTGTGGTAATATGAAACTCCAAATCCGTTCCTAAGTATTTCATTTCAGCTCTTCAGTCTGATCATCAatagcatctctctctccctccctttctctctctccctccctctctctctccctccctttctctctctccctccctttctctctatccctctctctctccctctctccccccctccctccccccctctctctctctctctctctctctctctctcctttcccctCTCCTCATTTCTGAGCACTGCCTGAACGATACACTTGCATTACCAAACACTCACAAATGTCACCAAATGTTCaagcatctatctatctatctatctatctatctatctatctatctatctatctatctatctatctatctatctatctatctatctatctatctatctatctatctatctatctatctatctatctaggcACGGTGTGGGGCGGAACTGAACTTCTCCACAGGTGTGAAGCTTCCCAGGCTTGATAAAGACTGTAAGTTCATTCTTGCAGAGCAGGACAGTAAAATTTATGCCCCGTCTGCGCCATCCGCTAGAGCTCGACTCTTTACAGGTGCTTTTACTAGCATCCGCGAGTCTATAAATCTGAATCCTCCTTTAAAGGTTGGAAACATTGAGCCTGATTTCTCAGCAGGCATTGATTTAAGTGCCCCTCTCCCGTGTGGCCCCGCTGATGGACCCAAGAGCTGTCCGTTAACATGCCTGCTCTCACATGCCTGCTCGATGTGATTTAAAAAGGCGAGAGGGTATTTCAGGAAGTGGGGGCGCCCGGGACAAACAGCTGCTCGCTCTACATGGACACGGGTGTGATTTACTCAGTTAACAGAGTCATGGTATTAACGCGTGTGTGGAAACTATGTATGTGTGGGAACTAtctaatatctgtgtgtgtgtgtgtgtgtgtgtgtgtgtgtgtgtgtgtgtgtgtgtgtgtgtgtgtgtgcatatgtgcctGTGTAAGAGTGTTTGTCTGAAATGGGAGTTTGTTTCCCCTGAGAACAGAGCAGGTGTTGTCCAGGGGGCGTGGCCGGGTGCTCAGGGTGGGCGTGGCCCTAGAAGACTCACGAGTTTGACGCGGTGGCCGGGGGTGGCGCTGATGTCCCACGTACACTCCTTCCTGCTCGGGTACTTGTCGGGCCAGTTGGGGCTGCTGATGGTGCCGGCGGGGCTGTGGATCTTGTGCTCGCACTCCGCTGTGAAGGGGTCGAGTGAAGGGAGTAGGGAacaagggagggagggaagggaaGGATTTGGGACACATCAGTGGAATTAATCGTCCACCCACAAACAAAAGGAGCCTGCTGATTGGGTGAATTTAGCGGGTTAGTTCATTTGCGGGGTGACAGGGGAAACCTTAGCTGGGCGCTGGAAGCCACCGTGAGCCATGGCTTTGGGGGTGTGGTTGGGGGGTGTGGTTAGGGGCGTGGTTTGGCTGCACTCCCAAGACCCTTCGCCTCCACCTCGGCCCGCAGCCGTCACCCGAGATGCACTTTTAATAAAGGGGACGATATTTGTGAGCCGCCTTCAATGGGACACGGGCCCCGTGGCGAGAGTCTGTGTTCGTCTGCGGCTCTGATGGGGAACCACGCGAGAAACCTGAGTGTCTCGCCCTGTGGGACGGGATGGGGACAGAAAGACAAAAACGTCTCCACTGCACCACTCTGAAACCATGACTGAGGACGCACACTCAAAGGTCACTCCACCCTTCATTTTAAAAAGATATTTGTCAATTGTCAAATCacacatctctgtgtgtgtgtgctgcgacTCAAAGGAACTGGGCCAGGCAAACATTTTCACTAAAGCTCTACAGACAGAGAGGAGCGTGCATTCAGGCATGCgctagtgctgtgtgtgtgtgtgtgtgtgtgtgtgtgtgtgtgtgtgtgtgtgtgtgtgtgtgtgtgtgtatgtgtgtgtgcgcgtgtgtgtgtgttccaggatgTCACTGGTTTAACTTCTCAACCCTGACTCCTTGACTCTCAAATTGAGAGGATAATATCTCCATACTTCTCACCCAGGTCTGTCTgttttcctacacacacacacacacacacacacacacacacacacacacacacacacacacacacacacacacacacacacagacacaccccacacacacacacacaaacaacctaAACACTTCAACATGAAAGTGTGATTATGATTtaagaaaatacattttaacTTAGTCACATGTGAAATGTTAAATTGTTAATAGAGTAACAAACAGAGAAGTGTTTCGCAGTGTTTGTAAAGTGGAGATAATGAAAAAATacccgtttgtgtgtgtgtgtgtgtgtggggggggggggggcatacctTCTTTGCAATCGTGTTTGTTCTCATGAAGGATGAAGCCGTTTCGGCATTGACACATATAGCTGCCGATGGTGTTGACACACTCATGCTGGCATCCTCCATTGTCTTTAGAGCACTCGTCcttgtctgacacacacacacacacacacacacacacacacacacacacacacacacacacacacacacacacacacacacacaaggattaGGAATGTGTGGGAGGTCTGTGAGGACCTCCTGAAGCGTGTTGGCACCGTGCCAGCAGTGATACACCACTGGGAGTCTCCTGACAATGACTGAACATCCTGGAGACCCACTACACGACGTTCTCGCTCTGTCACACaccaagcacacaaacacagaaaactctctCCTAGCAGCCAAGAGTTTCCACACACCAACTCTTCATCTGTACGTAACGTTTTCTACATTCAGCATGGAGAGTACACCCAGGTCGTAGCGAGTGTGTATGCTCGGTTCTTCagaccagccgcgctgcacttGGACGGAGACGTCTCACACTCTTCTTGTCCTCTTTATCATTTTCTCCAGCCTTGAAGAAACTCCCACATGTGCCGAGCACTTGTAGGGCCAGGCACCGAAGTTCAGCTTAACAACCACGAAAGCTATTTGAGGCGGGAGCATTTAAACGCTTTTTGTTTCGGAAATCAGTTAATATACAGGCTTTGActgtttatattttgtctaaggAAGCGAAATTAACTATATAACATTACGGCATTTGATTAACGTGCCTATGAATCCACTCAGCTGGGTGTGTCCACACTCTGGTACTGAATCTgtcctgtcttttttttttttttttggcccacctccacccccccatctttggaggacaactttgtttttataacAAATAATGgatcaaataataacaattctgtataatatagtgtgaagtgataattattggggctaggtggaccatgagaggatagagtatagaaaagaggggagaagaaaagagggggagagagagaataaaaagggaaaagacagaagggcggggagaaaataaataaataaattatatacatatatatacaaacacacatatatatatatatatatatatatatatacatatatatatatatatatatatatatatatatatatatatatatatatatatatatatatatatatatacatacacacatacacatacatacatatattcaaatatatacacatacacacacacacacacacaaacacacacacacacacatataaaaaaaaacaaaaaaaaacattaaaaaaaaacagtaaatatatatatttaaagaaAAAACAATCAGCTCAAATTGCAAAGAAGAGCaaaaagtgtacccaagacatatggcacaaatgactgatgtgtatgtgtgaatgtgtgtttatgtaagtgtacccaagacatatggcacaaatgactgatgtatatgtatgtgtgaatgtgtgtccatgtacaacacaaaagtgcaatataggataaatgtacggaatgtaaTTGCCAGcgagggtagaaagctgcgacaacattcccccagaggccagaggtaagcagagagagacccgggaatcccacccgcccacggcccccccaggagctgtggagtcccagggccgcacttcccagtgaccctcgcatgcccgcccccgcaggcgggagagggagaccccggacagcgcccccccAGCCAAGGAGCGCAGgaccaggggaaccagaggaaacagagcccacCCCCGTTGGGCCAGCAGCAAAGTCCCAGCGCCACGCGCCCCCGggaaccaccccccacccagcagggcccccctcccgccgaggagctcCGAGCTGCCCCGGACCACAACcacccaggggagcgggccaaccgccgcGCCGGAGCACCAAGCCGGGCCCCGGAACCCCAAGGCATCccatttaggatgcacttaatgtaatacaatttctttggtggtcttagaCGGACCGTTTAAatgctattgaaattattgcaaaaaacgCAGAGTGCGCAGATCTCTGGGGCCTTTAcaaccgccacttgcgtccgtgttaaggtcatttgtagacggtgccttagacgttgcagtggtgacAGCAGTATATTTAAAAAGAACACGTTTTTAAAATACATCTTATTCCTGTTTTGGTTGctagaaataagaatttgcatattttggcacttttaacttgaagaaagaattccgaatatgcgaacggGAAACAAACTTTACCAAGTTTCCTAGTATGCATATGAGTGACTTTTGACCCCACTAAAAttaacttaaaactatgtacagttataaaggagtgtgtcctcttatggtccgacagagatgtagactgtgtgaaaaAATCCGATATTTTTTGCTTCACTATTTTCAAAAAGCTAACGTTAAAGTTTCAGCTTGGCTCCACTGCTTAGCGAGTCACGCTGGTgattcccgcatttgttgatggacAGAGACGAACATGTGAGTGGGAGCTACAGCATATCGGTTAACTATTAACATACAAGCTCAAAAGAAAATGGTAgatatttttccaatgacaaaaaatcCTCACCCATCACTGTTCATAGTTCAATCTAGTTCATAAGCACACAAGGTGTTCAcaaggtgaacatgaggtgattaaagCATATGATTGGATGAACATGACATAAATCACACATGATTTGACAAATGTATATTGGCCTCTCCCCTCACGCCCCATCCTCACACTCAGTACATGGTTCAGAAGAGATTGAGGTTATGAAAGCCAGAGCAGTTCAGGAGATGGAATCTTATCTGTCAGAGCAGAGTAgcacctctgactttgaaaCACCTCAGCAAGCTTCAGCATCAGCAGAAGACACAGCAAGTGATGCAAAGAGACTAAAGAAGACTCTTGGAAGCTTTTTCAAGagggcagtccctgacaagggAGTACAAACAATGAAAGCAGAGCTAAACAGCTACTTACAGTGTACAGTAACAACTTTCCTCGGGTTAGTCGTGGAATGACACTGGAGATGGAGCCTCTGAACTGTTGATCTCAAGAGGAACTTCCTCAACAGGTTCCAGCATGTCAATCAAACTGGAAATTATGTCCCATTGATCAGCAGTTGGTGTAGCAAATGTTCCCTAATCACCAGTGTAAAGGTATGTTTCTTTCTCAGTAGAAAGCACGTTCTTGCGTTCAGCAATGAGCGGAGGGTCACGGAGGATCACCTGGTACTAATCTTCAATTGAGTGTAACActctgcagagaagtgtgtggcagGGAGCTCCCGGAACAATTGAGGAACAAACCACTCTCTTGTAAATAGGAGGAGTTTATTCACACAGGCAGGCTGTATCTCAAATGTTCAAAGATGAGAGGGCGCTCCtctcatttatacatacacagaccatcCCTTTGCACGCAAGCAGCAGGGTGGGCTCAACATTGCTATTCTAACATGGGTAATAAATCTACCCTATATGGAAATAACACCTTCTTCTCACGAGCAAGCATATTGTGCAGACTGAGCATAATTCTTCTGCATGTCGCATAGTGGACAGgaagcacaatacctgagagGAAATGATAAGCCTGCTTTGACATATTAAGACCTTTCACATACAGGGTGAAGGGACCTTTCACATACAATGTGACCGGGGGTGAAAATAAGGTGACAGGGGTCACAGAGAACATAAGAAAGGACACGATGTTCACAAGGTCTTGAGTTAATCATGAGTATAAAGAGACATAATATTCCT of the Brachyhypopomus gauderio isolate BG-103 unplaced genomic scaffold, BGAUD_0.2 sc203, whole genome shotgun sequence genome contains:
- the LOC143502718 gene encoding dorsal-ventral patterning tolloid-like protein 1 isoform X2, whose protein sequence is MCQCRNGFILHENKHDCKEAECEHKIHSPAGTISSPNWPDKYPSRKECTWDISATPGHRVKLVFSELEIEQHQECAYDHLEAFDGPSDRAPILSRLCGSRVPEPLVSTGDSMHLHFTSDASVQRKGFQATHTTECGGRLKAEAKQKNLYSHAQFGDTNYPGHTECEWLLVADASYSIELTFTTFEVEEEADCGYDFIELYDGRDTQAPRLGRFCGSGELYSAGDAVLIRFHSDDTISKKGFHIRYTRTKFQETLHVRK
- the LOC143502718 gene encoding dorsal-ventral patterning tolloid-like protein 1 isoform X1, which encodes MCQCRNGFILHENKHDCKEAECEHKIHSPAGTISSPNWPDKYPSRKECTWDISATPGHRVKLVFSELEIEQHQECAYDHLEAFDGPSDRAPILSRLCGSRVPEPLVSTGDSMHLHFTSDASVQRKGFQATHTTECGGRLKAEAKQKNLYSHAQFGDTNYPGHTECEWLLVADASYSIELTFTTFEVEEEADCGYDFIELYDGRDTQAPRLGRFCGSGPREELYSAGDAVLIRFHSDDTISKKGFHIRYTRTKFQETLHVRK